Proteins encoded together in one Deltaproteobacteria bacterium window:
- a CDS encoding alpha/beta hydrolase, protein MTPRDFFVPGAHGNAIHCLEWSSEGVPLVLVHGFGNEAHIWDDFAPLVAPHYRVIAIDQRGHGDSAHDAELRYDYEYLVADLEAVTTALGIERFVLVGHSLGGRTSMFFAGKHPERMAGLVIVDSAPEFDVRGTTRIRQEAEGRGDGSVASVAEYHRILAHNFPAGRPDALARMAKHELRPRGDGRFVRKLDPKFHAGRPQTEAEALAREKQVAKDLWAALAKIPCPTLVVRGAASDVMSPEVADKMVDEVLPKGTLAVVPQAAHSVMTDNPDGFNKVVCAFVLGE, encoded by the coding sequence ATGACACCGCGCGACTTCTTCGTTCCCGGCGCCCACGGCAACGCGATCCACTGCCTCGAATGGAGCAGCGAGGGCGTGCCCCTCGTGCTCGTGCACGGCTTCGGCAACGAAGCGCACATCTGGGACGACTTCGCGCCGCTGGTCGCGCCGCACTACCGCGTGATCGCGATCGACCAGCGCGGTCACGGCGACTCCGCGCACGACGCGGAGCTGCGATACGACTACGAGTACCTCGTCGCCGACCTCGAGGCCGTAACAACAGCGCTCGGCATCGAGCGCTTCGTGCTGGTGGGCCACTCGCTCGGCGGCCGCACCTCGATGTTCTTCGCGGGCAAGCACCCCGAGCGGATGGCCGGGCTCGTGATCGTCGACAGCGCGCCCGAGTTCGACGTGCGCGGCACCACGCGCATCCGCCAAGAAGCCGAAGGGCGCGGCGACGGCTCGGTGGCGAGCGTCGCCGAGTACCACCGCATCCTCGCGCACAACTTCCCCGCCGGTCGCCCTGACGCGCTCGCGCGCATGGCGAAGCACGAGCTGAGGCCGCGCGGCGACGGCCGCTTCGTGCGCAAGCTCGACCCGAAGTTCCACGCCGGCCGGCCGCAGACCGAAGCCGAAGCGCTCGCGCGCGAGAAGCAAGTCGCGAAAGACCTTTGGGCCGCGCTCGCGAAGATCCCGTGCCCCACGCTGGTGGTGCGAGGCGCCGCGAGCGACGTGATGTCGCCCGAAGTCGCGGACAAGATGGTCGACGAAGTGCTGCCGAAGGGAACGCTCGCCGTGGTGCCGCAAGCCGCGCACTCCGTGATGACGGACAACCCGGATGGGTTCAACAAGGTGGTGTGTGCGTTTGTGTTAGGGGAGTGA
- a CDS encoding ABC transporter substrate-binding protein codes for MHRALFPLLALLLLATSPLASLAQPAAAAKPSLDAARAPIESFYAALDASMKAGDSLAFDARKKQLEPVVVKTFDLPLMAAKVLGRHWKSLAPADQKRWAAAFAGLTVKTYAEQFDENSGLVFEIGAVQAAPGGTALVRTKLKRANDDPVAIDYRMRPAANGWRIMDIFLNGTVSELALRRSEYSSVLERDGFEKLVVTLQNRSLVPASHAKK; via the coding sequence ATGCACCGCGCCCTGTTCCCTCTGCTCGCACTCCTCCTGCTCGCAACGTCTCCTCTCGCGTCGCTCGCGCAGCCCGCCGCTGCGGCGAAGCCTTCGCTCGACGCCGCGAGGGCGCCGATCGAGTCGTTCTACGCCGCGCTCGACGCGTCGATGAAGGCCGGCGACTCGCTCGCGTTCGACGCGCGCAAGAAGCAGCTCGAGCCGGTCGTGGTGAAGACGTTCGACCTGCCGCTGATGGCGGCGAAGGTGTTAGGGCGGCACTGGAAATCGCTCGCGCCGGCGGATCAGAAGCGCTGGGCGGCGGCGTTCGCGGGGCTCACGGTGAAGACGTACGCGGAGCAGTTCGACGAGAACAGCGGGCTCGTGTTCGAGATCGGCGCGGTGCAGGCGGCGCCCGGCGGCACCGCGCTCGTGCGCACGAAGCTGAAGCGCGCGAACGACGACCCCGTCGCGATCGACTACCGCATGCGTCCCGCCGCGAACGGCTGGCGCATCATGGACATCTTCCTGAACGGCACCGTCAGCGAGCTCGCGCTACGCCGCAGCGAGTACAGCTCGGTGCTCGAGCGCGACGGCTTCGAGAAGCTCGTGGTGACGCTGCAGAACCGCAGCCTCGTGCCGGCGAGTCACGCCAAGAAGTAA
- a CDS encoding VacJ family lipoprotein, whose translation MKLRAFLAALLLASPALAAQRGSEASGAVVTERTDFEQHALPFAGEEPEPEAPPGEAAEGESYDDIESIDDSWLDEDDLGPDPAERDHTPRWNRRVFNFNESFLKFVMRPISRGYQAITPKFVREMVHNGFDNLESPVILANDLMQLDVCRAGRTFGRFALNTTVGIAGTFDVAKEMGLARHDTDFGETLGRYGVRSGSFFMLPVLGPSTARDTFGEIVDTALRPEVWLLGGFPRLALTGGDGLATYDIDGERLDALRDTSVDFYAALRSAYLMDRDAKIEQLREAGRCRWGKRKRGGE comes from the coding sequence ATGAAGCTGCGCGCGTTCCTGGCTGCGCTGCTGCTCGCGTCGCCCGCGCTCGCGGCGCAGCGCGGCTCGGAGGCGAGCGGCGCAGTCGTTACGGAGCGCACCGATTTCGAGCAGCACGCGCTGCCGTTCGCAGGCGAGGAGCCGGAGCCCGAGGCGCCGCCAGGGGAAGCCGCGGAGGGCGAGAGCTACGACGACATCGAATCGATCGACGACAGCTGGCTCGACGAGGACGACCTCGGGCCTGATCCCGCCGAGCGCGACCACACGCCACGCTGGAACCGCCGCGTCTTCAACTTCAACGAGAGCTTCCTCAAGTTCGTGATGCGCCCGATCTCGCGCGGTTATCAGGCGATCACGCCGAAGTTCGTGCGGGAGATGGTCCACAACGGCTTCGACAACCTCGAGAGCCCGGTGATCCTCGCCAACGACCTGATGCAGCTGGACGTGTGTCGCGCCGGCCGCACGTTCGGGCGCTTCGCGCTCAACACGACCGTCGGTATCGCGGGCACGTTCGACGTGGCGAAGGAGATGGGCCTCGCGCGCCACGACACCGACTTCGGCGAGACGCTGGGCCGCTACGGCGTGCGCAGCGGCTCCTTCTTCATGCTGCCCGTGCTCGGCCCCTCGACCGCGCGCGACACCTTCGGCGAGATCGTCGACACCGCGCTGCGCCCCGAGGTGTGGTTGTTAGGCGGGTTTCCGCGCCTCGCGCTCACCGGCGGCGACGGCCTCGCCACCTACGACATCGACGGCGAGCGCCTCGACGCGCTGCGCGACACCTCGGTCGACTTCTACGCCGCGCTGCGCAGCGCGTATCTGATGGACCGCGACGCGAAGATCGAGCAGCTGCGCGAAGCCGGGCGCTGCCGCTGGGGGAAGCGCAAGCGCGGGGGCGAGTGA
- a CDS encoding ATP-binding protein, which translates to MPADDSAPDVSQRLARVLALVERWLAPRVAEPPSADAFARHLAFRWESAREGRVGRLVPIADPALHDLDDLLGIERALAKLMRNTEQFVAGLPSNHVLLYGERGTGKSSAVRGLLGRFAARGLRIVEVHKSDLLALPDVLAALRGAPYRFLLFSDDLSFDEGESGYRELKAALEGSLEAPPENVRIIATSNRRHLLPEKRSENQAVRVDEDGELRLGEAIDEKLALSDRFGLVLGFFGFDQPTYLRIVEHLARKAGVSLDDAMRADALRWALDRSSRSGRTARQFVNDLAGRLALERAR; encoded by the coding sequence ATGCCCGCTGACGACTCCGCGCCCGACGTCTCGCAGCGCCTCGCGCGCGTGCTCGCCCTCGTAGAGCGCTGGCTCGCGCCGCGCGTCGCGGAGCCGCCGAGCGCCGACGCGTTCGCGCGCCATCTCGCGTTCCGCTGGGAGAGCGCGCGCGAGGGGCGAGTCGGGCGGCTCGTGCCGATCGCGGATCCCGCGCTGCACGATCTCGACGACCTGCTCGGCATCGAGCGCGCGCTCGCGAAGCTGATGCGCAACACGGAGCAGTTCGTGGCGGGGCTGCCCTCGAACCACGTGCTGCTCTACGGCGAGCGCGGCACGGGCAAGTCCTCGGCCGTGCGCGGTTTGTTAGGGCGATTCGCCGCGCGCGGCCTGCGCATCGTCGAGGTGCACAAGAGCGATCTGCTCGCGCTGCCCGACGTGCTCGCCGCGCTGCGCGGCGCGCCGTATCGCTTCCTGCTCTTCAGCGACGACCTATCCTTCGACGAAGGCGAGAGCGGCTACCGCGAGCTGAAGGCCGCGCTGGAAGGCAGCCTCGAAGCGCCGCCCGAGAACGTGCGCATCATCGCCACGAGCAATCGGCGGCATCTGCTGCCCGAGAAGCGCTCCGAGAACCAAGCCGTGCGCGTCGACGAGGACGGCGAGCTGCGGCTCGGCGAAGCGATCGACGAGAAGCTCGCGCTGTCGGATCGCTTCGGGCTCGTGCTCGGCTTCTTCGGTTTCGATCAGCCGACGTACCTCCGCATCGTGGAGCACCTCGCGCGCAAGGCGGGCGTTTCGCTCGACGACGCGATGCGCGCCGATGCGCTGCGCTGGGCGCTCGACCGCAGCTCGCGCTCGGGCCGCACCGCGCGCCAGTTCGTGAACGATCTCGCCGGGCGGCTCGCGCTCGAGCGCGCGCGATGA
- a CDS encoding ACT domain-containing protein, protein MRRWFILSAIGRDRPGLVSELARLVLDSDANLEDSRMTILGSDFAVILLCSSAAANTADSLAVGAKRLEREHGLTILLRHLEQGPRSGVPAPGTRLYRIEAAGEDRAGIVAAICGVLAERGVNIVELATRTKPGPGGAPNYELDLKAEVPDACDVRALREALDKEADRLVLDLAVMPA, encoded by the coding sequence ATGCGCCGTTGGTTCATTCTCTCCGCGATCGGCCGCGATCGCCCCGGCCTCGTCTCGGAGCTCGCGCGCCTCGTGCTCGACTCCGATGCGAACCTCGAGGACTCGCGCATGACGATCCTCGGCAGCGACTTCGCGGTGATCCTGCTCTGCTCGTCCGCCGCCGCGAACACCGCCGACTCGCTCGCGGTCGGCGCGAAGCGCCTCGAGCGCGAGCACGGCCTCACGATCTTGTTACGGCACCTCGAGCAGGGCCCGCGTTCGGGCGTACCGGCGCCCGGCACGCGCCTCTACCGCATCGAGGCCGCGGGCGAAGACAGAGCCGGCATCGTGGCCGCGATCTGCGGCGTGCTCGCCGAGCGCGGCGTGAACATCGTCGAGCTCGCGACGCGCACGAAGCCCGGCCCCGGCGGCGCGCCCAACTACGAGCTCGACCTCAAGGCCGAAGTGCCCGACGCCTGCGACGTGCGCGCGCTGCGCGAAGCGCTCGACAAGGAGGCGGACCGCTTGGTGCTCGATCTCGCGGTCATGCCGGCGTAG
- a CDS encoding CoA pyrophosphatase, which produces MADIRTVKRALSGYSPLLLDGSSRAAVSMVLRERDHGTEVLFIERSQKPDDPWSGHMAFPGGRLDAGETVEQAARRETLEEVGLSLHDAEPLGRLDDLTGRRAGAASSGMIISAFVFQHHGETPLIFQESEVAEAFWVPVSYLSAPDRHIHKAFRGTADMSFPGIVVGHPERHIVWGLTYRFIEVFHRVIDRPFPNRWGAIESLVK; this is translated from the coding sequence ATGGCCGACATCCGCACCGTGAAGCGCGCGCTCAGTGGCTACTCGCCGCTGCTGCTCGACGGATCCTCGCGCGCCGCGGTGTCGATGGTGCTGCGCGAGCGCGACCACGGCACCGAGGTGCTGTTCATCGAGCGCTCGCAAAAACCCGACGACCCGTGGAGCGGTCACATGGCGTTTCCCGGCGGCCGCCTCGACGCGGGCGAGACCGTCGAGCAGGCCGCGCGCCGCGAGACGCTCGAAGAGGTCGGCCTCTCGCTCCACGACGCCGAGCCGCTGGGCCGCCTCGACGACCTAACAGGTCGACGCGCCGGCGCGGCATCGAGCGGCATGATCATCTCGGCGTTCGTGTTTCAGCACCACGGCGAGACGCCACTCATCTTCCAAGAATCCGAAGTCGCCGAAGCCTTCTGGGTGCCCGTCTCCTACTTGTCCGCGCCCGACCGCCACATCCACAAAGCGTTCCGCGGCACGGCGGACATGTCGTTCCCCGGCATCGTCGTCGGCCACCCCGAGCGGCACATCGTGTGGGGTCTCACGTACCGCTTCATCGAGGTGTTCCACCGCGTGATCGATCGCCCGTTTCCCAACAGGTGGGGCGCGATCGAGAGCTTGGTGAAGTAG
- the ltaE gene encoding low-specificity L-threonine aldolase translates to MIDLRSDTVTKPTPAMREAMAKAPVGDDVYGEDPSVNALQERVAALLGKEAAVFFPSGTMANQASLRVHTRAGDVVLASEGAHILKYEGGAAAALSGLQIATLGANGVFDGDAVRAAMPPSDPHFAPVALVAIENTHNVAGGAIFPDDALASVVSAARDAGVALHLDGARLWNAAVATNRTPAQLAAPFDTVSVCLSKGLGAPVGSLVATSHALAQKLRRARKQLGGGMRQAGVLAAAGMYALEHHVERLRDDHANARNLASGLAALGLETNTPATNIVLFRTQRSASFQAEARARGVLVGVRDAQWMRAVTHLDVSAGDIDDALARLRGLT, encoded by the coding sequence ATGATCGACCTGCGCAGCGACACCGTGACGAAGCCGACGCCCGCGATGCGCGAGGCGATGGCGAAGGCGCCCGTCGGCGACGACGTGTACGGCGAGGACCCGAGCGTGAACGCGCTGCAAGAGCGCGTGGCCGCGCTGCTCGGCAAAGAAGCGGCGGTGTTCTTCCCGTCTGGCACGATGGCGAACCAGGCTTCGCTGCGCGTGCACACGCGCGCGGGCGACGTGGTGCTCGCGAGTGAGGGCGCGCACATCCTGAAGTACGAGGGCGGCGCGGCGGCCGCGCTGTCGGGGCTGCAGATCGCGACGCTCGGCGCGAACGGCGTGTTCGATGGCGACGCAGTGCGCGCGGCAATGCCTCCGAGCGATCCGCACTTCGCACCGGTCGCGCTCGTCGCGATCGAGAACACGCACAACGTCGCGGGCGGCGCGATCTTCCCCGACGACGCACTTGCGAGCGTCGTCTCCGCGGCGCGCGATGCCGGCGTCGCGCTGCACCTCGATGGCGCGCGGCTGTGGAACGCAGCGGTCGCGACGAATCGCACGCCTGCGCAGCTCGCGGCGCCGTTCGACACGGTGTCGGTGTGTCTCTCGAAGGGGCTCGGCGCACCGGTCGGCTCGCTCGTCGCGACTTCGCACGCGCTCGCGCAGAAGCTGCGCCGCGCGCGCAAGCAGCTCGGCGGCGGCATGCGGCAAGCGGGTGTGCTCGCGGCGGCCGGGATGTACGCGCTCGAGCACCACGTCGAGCGCTTGCGCGACGACCACGCGAACGCGCGCAATCTCGCGAGCGGACTCGCGGCGCTCGGGCTCGAGACGAACACGCCCGCCACCAACATCGTGCTGTTCCGCACGCAGCGCAGCGCGAGCTTCCAAGCCGAGGCGCGCGCCCGCGGCGTCCTCGTCGGCGTTCGCGACGCGCAGTGGATGCGCGCCGTGACGCACCTCGACGTGAGCGCGGGCGACATCGACGACGCGCTCGCGCGCCTGCGCGGGCTCACGTAG
- a CDS encoding amidase, with amino-acid sequence MASAPDRRSEPEAGRASAGSALCFTPARELARRLRARELSARELMRATLAQIARLNPRVNAIVAKLPDDACLALADAADAKLARGEDVGALHGLPIAIKDMQQVAGFPCTLGSPLFAHSMPAEDSVLASRIRRAGALVIGKTNVPEFGLGSHTYNSVYGTTRNPYDLTKSAGGSSGGAGAALASGMLAIADGSDYGGSLRNPANWNNVVALRPSVGLVPNAPALMPTASWVVNGPMARSVDDVAWLLSVMAGPDVRDPGCRDSDATRFAAPLARDFRGVRVAWSPDLGSLPLDRRVRDVLESQRASFETLGCVVEQAHPDFTGADECFRTIRAWSIAAQLGPLLEPHRAQLKPAAIEEIEAGQRLSGADVARAFAQHAQLLARVSAFFTRYEFLVCAVNQLPPFDAELDWPKSIEGAPMESYLAWMRSACWITATHGPAISVPAGFTPEGLPIGVQIAAARGRDFAVLQLAHAFEQATRVGERRAALAQ; translated from the coding sequence GTGGCCTCGGCCCCCGACCGCCGCTCCGAACCCGAAGCGGGCCGCGCCTCCGCCGGATCGGCGCTCTGCTTCACGCCCGCGCGCGAGCTGGCGCGCCGGCTTCGCGCGCGGGAGCTGTCCGCACGCGAGCTGATGCGGGCGACGCTCGCGCAGATCGCGCGCCTGAATCCGCGTGTCAACGCGATCGTCGCGAAGCTCCCCGACGACGCGTGTCTCGCCCTCGCCGATGCGGCCGACGCGAAGCTCGCGCGCGGCGAAGACGTGGGCGCGCTGCACGGGCTGCCCATCGCGATCAAGGACATGCAGCAAGTCGCAGGCTTCCCGTGCACGCTGGGCTCGCCGCTCTTCGCCCACTCGATGCCCGCCGAAGACTCGGTGCTCGCCTCGCGCATCCGCCGCGCGGGCGCGCTCGTCATCGGCAAGACGAACGTGCCCGAGTTCGGGCTCGGCTCGCACACGTACAACTCGGTGTACGGCACGACGCGCAACCCGTACGACCTCACGAAGAGCGCGGGCGGCTCGAGCGGCGGCGCGGGCGCGGCGCTCGCCAGCGGCATGCTCGCGATCGCCGACGGGAGTGATTACGGCGGCTCGCTGCGCAATCCCGCGAACTGGAACAACGTGGTCGCGCTGCGGCCGAGCGTCGGGCTCGTGCCGAACGCACCGGCGCTGATGCCGACTGCGAGCTGGGTCGTGAACGGGCCGATGGCGCGCTCGGTCGACGACGTCGCGTGGCTGCTCAGCGTGATGGCGGGCCCCGATGTGCGCGATCCCGGCTGCCGCGATTCCGACGCTACGCGTTTCGCTGCGCCGCTCGCCCGCGACTTCCGCGGCGTACGCGTCGCGTGGTCGCCCGATCTCGGCTCGCTTCCGCTCGACCGCCGCGTGCGCGACGTGCTCGAGTCGCAGCGCGCCAGCTTCGAGACGCTCGGCTGCGTCGTCGAGCAGGCGCACCCGGACTTCACCGGCGCCGACGAGTGCTTCCGCACGATTCGCGCCTGGTCGATCGCCGCGCAGCTCGGTCCGCTGCTCGAGCCCCACCGCGCGCAGCTCAAGCCCGCGGCCATCGAGGAGATCGAGGCGGGGCAGCGGCTCTCGGGCGCCGATGTCGCGCGCGCGTTTGCGCAGCACGCGCAGCTGCTCGCTCGCGTGAGCGCGTTCTTCACGCGCTACGAGTTTCTCGTGTGCGCCGTGAACCAGCTGCCGCCCTTCGACGCGGAGCTCGATTGGCCGAAGTCGATCGAGGGCGCGCCGATGGAGAGCTACCTCGCTTGGATGCGCAGCGCGTGCTGGATCACTGCGACGCACGGTCCCGCGATCTCGGTGCCCGCGGGCTTTACGCCTGAGGGGCTGCCGATCGGCGTGCAGATCGCCGCCGCGCGCGGGCGCGACTTCGCGGTGCTGCAGCTCGCGCACGCGTTCGAGCAGGCGACCCGCGTTGGGGAGCGAAGGGCTGCGCTGGCGCAGTAG
- a CDS encoding LLM class F420-dependent oxidoreductase codes for MRLGLNLGYSGAEASIDMEKVKRAEALGFDSLWSAEAYGSDAITPLAYVAALTSKIKLGTAIMQMPGRTPAMTAMTAMTLDALSGGRFILGLGPSGPQVVEGWHGVPYGKPLTRTREYVAIVRQILAREKAVTFSGEHYQIPNVGPGTTGLGKPLKSILHGRKDMPIFTASIGPAGIECSAEVGDGLIPVWMSPERMDLLKPPLEKGFAKSGGRNNLASFRIAPFVTVVIGDDLARCRMPVKGFLALYIGGMGARGKNFYNDYAKRLGYEEAAVKIQDLYLDGKKMEAMAAVPDELVDEIALVGPKERVTERLAVWKKSGVTDLIAGAGQVEALEVLAKAVL; via the coding sequence ATGCGTCTCGGCCTGAACCTCGGCTACTCGGGCGCGGAAGCGTCGATCGACATGGAGAAGGTGAAGCGCGCGGAGGCGCTCGGCTTCGACTCGCTGTGGAGCGCGGAGGCGTACGGCTCGGACGCGATCACGCCGCTCGCGTACGTCGCGGCCCTGACGAGCAAGATCAAGCTCGGCACCGCGATCATGCAGATGCCCGGCCGCACTCCCGCGATGACGGCGATGACCGCGATGACGCTCGACGCGCTCAGCGGGGGCCGCTTCATCCTCGGCCTCGGGCCCTCGGGACCGCAGGTCGTCGAGGGCTGGCACGGCGTGCCCTACGGCAAGCCGCTCACGCGCACGCGCGAGTACGTCGCGATCGTCCGCCAGATCCTCGCGCGCGAGAAGGCGGTGACGTTCTCGGGCGAGCACTACCAGATCCCGAACGTCGGCCCCGGCACGACGGGGCTCGGCAAGCCGCTGAAGAGCATCCTGCACGGCCGCAAGGACATGCCGATCTTCACCGCCTCGATCGGGCCTGCGGGCATCGAGTGCAGCGCCGAAGTCGGCGACGGATTGATCCCCGTCTGGATGAGTCCCGAGCGCATGGACCTGCTGAAGCCTCCGCTCGAGAAGGGCTTCGCGAAGAGCGGCGGCCGTAACAACCTCGCGAGCTTCCGCATCGCGCCGTTCGTGACCGTCGTGATCGGCGACGACCTCGCGCGCTGCCGCATGCCCGTGAAGGGCTTCCTCGCGCTCTACATCGGCGGCATGGGTGCGCGCGGCAAGAACTTCTACAACGACTACGCGAAGCGGCTCGGCTACGAGGAGGCCGCGGTGAAGATTCAAGACCTCTATCTCGACGGGAAGAAGATGGAGGCGATGGCCGCGGTGCCCGACGAGCTCGTCGACGAGATCGCGCTGGTGGGCCCGAAGGAACGCGTGACCGAGCGGCTCGCGGTCTGGAAGAAGTCCGGCGTGACGGACCTGATCGCCGGCGCGGGCCAAGTCGAGGCGCTCGAGGTGCTCGCGAAGGCGGTGCTGTGA
- a CDS encoding GAF domain-containing protein, giving the protein MKHRATSFQRVTGLAAVAWAVLSLVLVIYGQVTLPPRVEAPIFTSSLGGLVIVSTADEACVEAGVERGQRVLAVDGVPVQQWYRERGWERLEAGKPVVYRLEQRGGLVSEVSLLPRHTESGYALLLVPIFAALVAAGAVYLFVGAFVWRLRSGRTEAWSFLLFSSCMATTLFSAVHTFDAPFGYERMAITQPLLGATMLHLFTRFPTEPLWMRGRAWLRALPYAIALACIATLPIERAGLLPPGIAMSAGLDFAFAAAFLSIGILIAERWRIRGSGETAAADIVLAGALLSFAPMSLLFALLLWAPVSLPVSAALIWFGVFPLAVGYGLVRGRLFDVRNFARSSGAYGAATLAITGLFAGTITFADAAFRRFNVNAESPLFSIVFLFLAILAFNPLRNRLQALVDRIFDRDRAGHRDALREISEAMVSMLSLGEISERLLLAIQDTIPVSRSLVLLLDEETRVLKPSAWRGEWGAGAHAFSLEASHPVARHLWMRRQELSAADFENAADPETRSRCGEVYDALGVQLLVPILFGVDLLGVIAIGERLSGEKLGPEDRQLLRTLANQSAIAIENAQAFDEIAKLNETLEARVDERTRELEQTQTQLLQSEKMRSLGQLVAGVAHELNNPIGFVHANLQLLPGYVEKLVEAQESGGDVEKPREAIRKLLSRSREGTERVKNIVMDLRSFSRMDQAELTDADLNAELTRTLGLMEPRFKDGVQVERAFEKLPLVRCYPAQLNQVFMNLVMNACDALEGRGTVRVSSEPSADGVRISIADDGPGIPPAIRARIFEPFFTTKPAGQGTGLGLSISHGIVERHGGRLSVECPPEGGTVFSIELPLVAKPLDADAETAA; this is encoded by the coding sequence ATGAAGCACCGCGCGACGAGCTTCCAGCGCGTGACGGGCCTCGCCGCAGTCGCGTGGGCCGTGCTTTCGCTGGTGCTCGTGATCTACGGGCAGGTCACGCTGCCGCCCCGCGTCGAGGCGCCGATCTTCACCAGCTCGCTCGGCGGCCTCGTGATCGTGAGCACCGCCGACGAGGCGTGCGTCGAAGCGGGCGTCGAGCGCGGGCAGCGCGTGCTCGCGGTCGACGGCGTGCCGGTGCAGCAGTGGTATCGCGAGCGCGGCTGGGAGCGGCTCGAGGCCGGCAAGCCCGTCGTCTACCGCTTGGAGCAGCGCGGCGGGCTCGTCTCCGAGGTCTCCCTGCTTCCGCGGCACACCGAGAGCGGCTACGCGCTTCTGCTCGTGCCGATCTTCGCCGCACTCGTAGCGGCGGGTGCGGTGTACTTGTTCGTGGGCGCGTTCGTGTGGCGGCTGCGCTCGGGCAGAACCGAAGCCTGGTCGTTCCTGCTGTTCTCGTCGTGCATGGCGACGACGCTGTTCAGCGCGGTGCACACCTTCGACGCGCCGTTCGGCTACGAGCGCATGGCGATCACGCAGCCGCTGCTCGGCGCGACGATGCTGCACCTCTTCACGCGCTTCCCGACCGAACCGCTCTGGATGCGCGGCCGCGCCTGGCTGCGCGCGCTTCCGTACGCGATTGCGCTCGCCTGCATCGCGACGCTGCCGATCGAGCGCGCGGGTCTGCTCCCGCCCGGCATCGCGATGTCCGCGGGCCTCGACTTCGCGTTCGCCGCCGCGTTCCTCTCGATCGGAATCCTGATCGCCGAGCGTTGGCGGATCCGCGGCAGCGGCGAGACCGCGGCCGCCGACATCGTGCTCGCCGGCGCGCTGCTCAGCTTCGCGCCGATGTCGCTGCTGTTCGCGCTGTTGTTGTGGGCGCCGGTCTCGCTGCCGGTCTCCGCGGCGCTGATCTGGTTCGGCGTGTTTCCGCTCGCGGTCGGCTACGGACTCGTGCGCGGGCGACTCTTCGACGTGCGCAACTTCGCGCGCTCCTCGGGCGCGTACGGCGCGGCCACGCTCGCGATCACGGGTCTGTTCGCAGGCACGATCACCTTCGCCGACGCCGCGTTTCGCAGATTCAACGTCAACGCCGAGTCGCCGCTCTTCTCGATCGTGTTCCTGTTCCTCGCGATCCTCGCCTTCAATCCGCTGCGCAACCGCCTGCAGGCGCTCGTCGACCGCATATTCGACCGCGACCGCGCCGGCCACCGCGACGCGCTGCGCGAGATCTCCGAGGCGATGGTCTCGATGCTCTCGCTCGGCGAGATCAGCGAGCGCCTCCTGCTCGCGATTCAGGACACGATTCCGGTCTCGCGCTCGCTCGTGCTGCTGCTCGACGAGGAGACGCGCGTGCTGAAGCCGAGCGCGTGGCGCGGCGAGTGGGGCGCCGGGGCGCACGCGTTCTCGCTCGAAGCGAGCCACCCCGTCGCGCGCCATCTCTGGATGCGGCGCCAGGAGCTTTCTGCCGCCGACTTCGAGAACGCCGCGGATCCAGAGACGCGCTCGCGCTGCGGCGAGGTGTACGACGCGCTCGGCGTGCAGCTGCTCGTGCCGATCCTGTTCGGCGTCGACTTGTTAGGGGTGATCGCGATCGGCGAGCGCCTCTCGGGCGAGAAGCTCGGACCCGAGGACCGCCAGCTGTTGCGCACGCTCGCGAACCAGAGCGCCATTGCGATCGAGAACGCGCAGGCGTTCGACGAGATCGCGAAGCTGAACGAGACGCTCGAGGCGCGCGTCGACGAGCGCACGCGCGAGCTCGAGCAAACGCAGACGCAGCTGCTGCAGAGCGAGAAGATGCGCTCGCTCGGGCAGCTCGTGGCGGGCGTTGCACACGAGCTGAACAACCCGATCGGCTTCGTGCACGCGAACCTCCAGCTGCTGCCCGGCTACGTGGAGAAGCTCGTCGAGGCGCAGGAGAGCGGCGGCGACGTGGAGAAGCCGCGCGAGGCGATTCGCAAGCTGCTCTCGCGCAGCCGCGAAGGCACGGAGCGCGTGAAGAACATCGTGATGGACCTGCGCAGCTTCTCGCGCATGGACCAAGCCGAGCTCACCGACGCAGACTTGAACGCCGAGCTCACGCGCACGCTCGGCCTGATGGAGCCGCGCTTCAAGGACGGCGTCCAGGTGGAGCGCGCGTTCGAGAAGCTGCCGCTCGTGCGCTGCTACCCCGCTCAGCTGAATCAGGTGTTCATGAACCTCGTGATGAACGCCTGCGATGCGCTCGAAGGCCGCGGCACCGTGCGCGTCTCGAGCGAGCCCAGCGCGGACGGCGTGCGCATCTCGATCGCCGACGACGGCCCCGGCATTCCCCCTGCCATCCGCGCGCGCATCTTCGAGCCGTTCTTCACGACCAAGCCCGCCGGCCAGGGCACCGGCCTCGGCCTCTCGATCTCGCACGGCATCGTGGAGCGTCACGGTGGAAGGCTCAGCGTCGAGTGCCCGCCGGAGGGCGGCACCGTGTTCAGCATCGAGTTGCCGTTGGTGGCCAAGCCCTTGGATGCCGACGCTGAGACTGCGGCGTAG